A window of the Deltaproteobacteria bacterium GWC2_55_46 genome harbors these coding sequences:
- a CDS encoding monofunctional biosynthetic peptidoglycan transglycosylase, whose amino-acid sequence MKKAGYAVLAFISILVVLYLVFIPGVSNLKKENPKKTAMMEYREAEWAAKKKKRKIYQVWVPYSRISPYMTKAVILAEDDKFWSHEGFDFEAMQKAIEKDLKAGKLKAGGSTISQQLAKNLYLRPTKSPVRKVREAVITWKLERTLSKRRILELYLNVAEWGDGVFGVEAASRHHFGKSAAELTPMEAARLAVVLPNPRRLNASGTQGFVDRRANLIYSIMVRRGIVIQEFEEIEAEPAIEIPAQPEQAADQGQPVEPAPADPLEADAEPVPAPEPASQSFPNPGTDAVPQGN is encoded by the coding sequence ATGAAAAAAGCCGGTTACGCCGTCCTCGCCTTTATATCCATTCTTGTAGTCCTTTATCTGGTCTTCATCCCAGGTGTCTCCAATCTCAAGAAAGAGAACCCGAAGAAGACCGCCATGATGGAGTACAGGGAGGCGGAGTGGGCGGCCAAGAAAAAGAAGCGGAAGATCTACCAGGTATGGGTGCCCTATTCCAGGATATCGCCTTACATGACCAAGGCGGTCATATTGGCGGAGGATGACAAGTTCTGGAGCCACGAAGGCTTTGACTTCGAGGCGATGCAGAAGGCCATTGAAAAGGACCTTAAGGCCGGCAAACTCAAAGCAGGCGGGTCTACGATAAGCCAGCAGCTCGCCAAGAACCTCTACCTCCGGCCGACCAAGTCGCCGGTAAGGAAGGTGAGGGAGGCTGTCATCACCTGGAAGCTCGAACGGACGCTCTCCAAGCGGCGCATACTTGAGCTTTATCTTAACGTGGCCGAATGGGGCGATGGGGTCTTCGGGGTGGAGGCCGCATCCCGCCACCACTTCGGCAAATCAGCCGCTGAGCTTACGCCGATGGAGGCCGCGAGGCTCGCCGTAGTGCTCCCTAATCCGAGGAGGCTTAACGCCTCGGGTACACAGGGCTTTGTCGATAGAAGGGCAAATCTCATCTATAGCATCATGGTCAGGCGCGGCATCGTGATACAGGAGTTTGAGGAGATCGAGGCCGAGCCAGCGATAGAGATCCCTGCCCAGCCAGAACAGGCGGCAGACCAGGGGCAGCCCGTTGAACCTGCCCCTGCGGATCCTTTAGAGGCAGATGCAGAGCCTGTACCTGCCCCTGAGCCTGCCTCACAGAGCTTTCCCAACCCTGGGACTGACGCCGTCCCGCAAGGGAATTGA
- a CDS encoding repressor LexA produces MENTLTSRQKEILDFLRGFIREAGYPPSLRDICARFGISGPKNAAKHLDALVKKGFIKRAAGASRAIELLDPWIRDGVSIPIAGRVRAGAPQQAVEDIMGHVVLDERFFKCREAFLLKVEGESMVGAGISDGDFVVVRPQPDALDGEIVVALVNNEATVKRFSRSGKKMILKPENPTMAPIEVCEGNEFSIVGKVISVIRRLER; encoded by the coding sequence ATGGAAAACACACTTACATCACGGCAGAAAGAGATACTGGACTTCCTCCGTGGGTTCATAAGGGAGGCGGGCTACCCGCCTTCCTTGAGGGACATCTGTGCGAGGTTCGGCATAAGCGGGCCAAAGAACGCGGCAAAACACCTCGACGCGCTCGTGAAAAAGGGCTTCATAAAAAGGGCGGCCGGGGCCTCGCGGGCTATAGAACTGCTCGACCCGTGGATACGGGACGGTGTTTCCATCCCTATAGCCGGAAGGGTCAGGGCAGGCGCCCCACAACAGGCTGTCGAGGATATCATGGGCCATGTCGTGCTCGACGAGCGCTTTTTCAAGTGCAGGGAGGCATTTCTCCTTAAGGTGGAAGGGGAGAGCATGGTCGGCGCCGGGATATCAGACGGGGACTTCGTTGTCGTCCGCCCACAGCCGGATGCCCTGGATGGAGAGATAGTCGTGGCCCTCGTAAATAACGAGGCGACGGTCAAGAGGTTTTCGAGGAGCGGCAAAAAGATGATATTAAAGCCGGAGAACCCGACGATGGCGCCTATCGAAGTATGCGAGGGGAACGAGTTTTCTATCGTGGGCAAGGTCATATCGGTAATAAGGCGGCTTGAGAGATGA
- a CDS encoding DNA polymerase IV, with amino-acid sequence MHVDMNAFFASVEQQANTSLRGKPIAVIGSAQRTVVTTASYEARKFGVKTGMNKAEAKRACPPLIFVIGDNRKYMDTSVCMLEILKSFSPKVEAYSIDEAFVDITGCSSAFGPPSVIAASVKARIRAEIGSLLTCSVGIAPNKLLAKLASDMKKPDGLVIIGEEDVPSLLEGLPVGELWGIGPRLTAQLNAMGIATCGELGRAPASILRERFGIIGERLKDMGQGIYGSVVVPIGQEEEAKSVGHSMTLPADVADRAAIRKYILKLSEMVGARAREHNLKGRKVCLTVRYPDFYTFSRQKTLAEPTNDTRAIYAWVLGILEAIRLRTAVRLLGVSISDMVKSSLQIPLFEEDRARERLLSAMDAVNRSFGGSTITWATLLEEDPWEERSGVISPSWRPEGVKRVNVK; translated from the coding sequence ATGCACGTCGACATGAACGCCTTTTTCGCCTCGGTCGAGCAGCAGGCCAACACGTCCTTGCGCGGGAAACCGATAGCCGTCATAGGCTCGGCGCAGAGGACGGTGGTGACGACCGCCTCATACGAGGCCAGGAAGTTCGGAGTAAAGACCGGGATGAACAAGGCCGAGGCAAAAAGGGCCTGCCCGCCGCTCATATTCGTTATCGGGGACAACAGGAAGTATATGGATACCTCCGTATGTATGCTGGAGATATTGAAGTCGTTCTCCCCGAAGGTCGAGGCATACTCGATAGACGAGGCCTTCGTCGATATAACCGGCTGCTCATCGGCCTTCGGACCTCCGTCAGTTATCGCGGCCTCGGTGAAGGCACGGATAAGGGCGGAGATAGGTAGCCTCCTTACCTGCTCGGTAGGCATAGCCCCAAATAAGCTACTCGCAAAGCTCGCTTCTGACATGAAAAAGCCCGACGGCCTGGTAATAATCGGCGAGGAGGATGTGCCTTCTCTCCTCGAAGGGCTGCCCGTCGGAGAGCTCTGGGGTATAGGCCCCAGGCTTACCGCGCAGCTCAACGCCATGGGTATAGCGACCTGCGGAGAGCTCGGAAGGGCACCGGCCAGTATCCTCAGGGAGCGCTTCGGCATAATAGGCGAGAGGCTTAAAGATATGGGGCAGGGGATATACGGAAGCGTGGTGGTCCCGATAGGGCAGGAAGAGGAGGCCAAGAGCGTGGGCCATTCGATGACACTGCCGGCCGACGTAGCCGACAGGGCGGCCATAAGGAAATACATACTCAAGCTATCTGAGATGGTCGGCGCCAGGGCGCGCGAGCATAATTTAAAGGGCAGAAAGGTCTGCCTTACGGTGAGGTATCCTGACTTTTATACCTTCTCAAGGCAGAAGACCCTTGCAGAGCCCACCAACGACACGCGCGCCATATATGCCTGGGTCCTTGGCATACTGGAGGCGATACGCTTGAGGACGGCTGTGCGGCTCCTGGGTGTTTCGATATCGGATATGGTCAAATCCAGCCTGCAGATACCGCTTTTCGAGGAGGACCGCGCTCGCGAGAGGCTCCTTTCGGCCATGGACGCGGTGAACAGGTCTTTCGGGGGATCGACCATTACATGGGCAACGCTCCTGGAGGAGGACCCCTGGGAGGAAAGGAGCGGTGTCATCTCGCCGTCCTGGAGGCCTGAGGGTGTAAAAAGGGTGAACGTGAAGTGA
- a CDS encoding RNA helicase — MESKEKKGFNDFSLSSEVLKAIGSMGFEEPTPIQAKTIPVLLANKDIIGQAQTGTGKTAAFGIPIVEKIERGLNAVQAIILAPTRELAIQAAEEMNKLGAFKRVHALPVYGGTSIERQIKALAKGVHVVVGTPGRVLDHIERKTLKLKDVKMVVLDEADEMLDMGFVDDITRILKETPDSRQTLLFSATMPEEVLRISKRYMKTPERIRIASDTLTASKIKQIVYEVRNSDKLDALSRLIDFDAEGMFLVFCHTKREVDEVVTHLRLRGYDADAMHGDYTQAQREAVLKKFRASKVDILVATDVAARGLDISNISHVVNYSIPQNPESYVHRIGRTGRAGREGIAITFVTPREDRQLRQIQAASKAVIKRGKLPSREEVMGARITSLEEKINVFIDDKGFNKFLALAERLSEKIKPVEALAALLKFQFEGFEKPSAEQPEAVSLDDTGASPGMARLFLTIGKEQGVSQADIITAISKKADLPRQQIKKVSIFDTFTFVEVPRNTAEKVIEYLHRSIISGRKVAVAPAKPKAFGR; from the coding sequence TTGGAAAGCAAGGAAAAGAAGGGTTTTAACGATTTCAGCTTATCAAGCGAGGTCCTGAAAGCGATCGGCTCGATGGGGTTTGAGGAGCCTACCCCGATACAGGCAAAGACGATACCGGTGCTCCTTGCGAATAAGGACATAATAGGACAGGCACAGACCGGTACAGGAAAGACGGCGGCCTTCGGCATACCGATAGTCGAAAAGATAGAGCGGGGGCTTAACGCTGTTCAGGCTATAATACTCGCCCCCACAAGGGAGCTTGCCATACAGGCTGCCGAGGAGATGAATAAGCTCGGGGCGTTCAAGAGGGTCCACGCGTTGCCTGTCTATGGCGGCACCTCGATAGAAAGGCAGATAAAGGCCCTCGCCAAGGGGGTCCATGTGGTCGTAGGCACGCCGGGCAGGGTGCTCGACCACATCGAGCGCAAGACCCTCAAGCTCAAGGACGTAAAGATGGTCGTCCTTGACGAAGCGGATGAGATGCTCGATATGGGCTTCGTCGACGACATCACCAGGATATTGAAGGAGACCCCGGATAGCAGGCAGACGCTCCTTTTCTCGGCCACCATGCCGGAAGAGGTCCTGAGGATATCCAAGCGCTACATGAAGACCCCTGAGCGCATACGCATAGCCTCCGACACGCTCACGGCCTCCAAGATAAAACAGATAGTCTACGAGGTCAGGAACTCTGATAAGCTGGACGCGCTTTCAAGGCTCATCGACTTCGACGCCGAAGGGATGTTCCTCGTATTCTGCCACACCAAGAGGGAAGTCGACGAGGTAGTGACTCACTTGAGGCTCCGGGGCTACGATGCTGACGCCATGCACGGGGACTACACCCAGGCTCAGAGGGAGGCGGTCCTCAAGAAGTTCAGGGCATCAAAGGTGGACATACTCGTGGCGACGGACGTCGCCGCGCGCGGCCTCGATATAAGCAACATCTCCCACGTGGTAAACTATTCGATACCCCAGAACCCTGAATCATACGTGCACAGGATCGGGCGCACGGGAAGGGCCGGCAGGGAAGGGATCGCCATAACCTTCGTCACTCCAAGGGAAGACCGCCAGCTCCGGCAGATACAGGCCGCCTCGAAGGCCGTTATAAAAAGGGGCAAGCTCCCAAGCAGGGAAGAGGTCATGGGCGCGAGGATAACCTCGCTTGAAGAGAAGATAAACGTATTCATCGACGACAAGGGCTTCAACAAGTTCCTTGCCCTGGCCGAGCGGCTCTCCGAGAAGATAAAGCCGGTCGAAGCGCTGGCCGCGCTCCTTAAGTTCCAGTTCGAGGGCTTTGAAAAGCCTTCCGCCGAGCAGCCTGAGGCCGTTTCATTGGACGATACCGGCGCCTCTCCGGGTATGGCAAGGCTGTTCCTGACCATCGGCAAGGAACAGGGGGTAAGCCAGGCCGATATCATAACCGCCATCTCAAAGAAGGCTGACCTTCCCAGGCAGCAGATAAAGAAGGTAAGCATATTCGATACGTTCACCTTTGTCGAGGTGCCGAGGAACACGGCTGAGAAGGTCATCGAGTACCTGCACCGCTCGATAATCTCCGGAAGAAAGGTCGCCGTGGCGCCGGCAAAGCCCAAGGCTTTCGGGAGATAA
- a CDS encoding nucleoside-diphosphate-sugar epimerase — MASFLARPCGRWLVKNILITGGAGFVGSHLADELLGRGYKVRALDSLTEQVHGPEKKRPEYLSPEVELIVGDIRDREAVRKALEGMDAVVHLAAAVGVGQSMYMIEDYVDVNCRGTAVLLETLIKKPVERLVTASSMSVYGEGSYRTEEGVAVQDAARMVEQLKAREWELKDAAGERLTPVPTPESKPPSISSVYALTKYDQEKMCLVTGRAYNMPVVALRFFNVYGPRQAFSNPYTGVLAIFSARLMNGKPPLIYEDGMQMRDFVNARDVARACRLALESPAAAYAAINVGCGESYSIIEIAGRLGKVFGKRIAPQVTGRYRVGDIRHCFADITLAKSLLGYEPEVTMADGLIELAAWLEGKAACDRVAEACEELANRGLTI, encoded by the coding sequence ATGGCCTCGTTCCTGGCACGACCATGTGGGAGGTGGCTTGTGAAAAATATCCTGATAACCGGAGGGGCCGGGTTCGTAGGCTCGCATCTGGCAGATGAGCTCCTTGGGCGCGGCTACAAGGTAAGGGCCCTCGATTCATTGACCGAACAGGTACACGGCCCTGAAAAGAAAAGGCCTGAGTATCTCTCGCCTGAAGTGGAATTGATCGTCGGGGATATCCGGGACCGTGAAGCGGTGCGCAAGGCGCTCGAAGGGATGGATGCCGTAGTGCATCTCGCCGCCGCCGTTGGCGTCGGACAGTCGATGTACATGATAGAGGACTACGTAGATGTGAATTGCAGGGGGACGGCTGTCCTCCTTGAGACACTCATAAAAAAACCTGTTGAAAGGCTCGTTACCGCCTCCAGCATGAGCGTATACGGAGAGGGATCGTACCGGACCGAGGAAGGGGTCGCGGTCCAAGACGCGGCAAGGATGGTCGAACAGTTGAAGGCACGGGAGTGGGAGCTTAAGGACGCTGCCGGGGAAAGGCTCACTCCCGTGCCCACGCCCGAGTCCAAGCCGCCTTCCATATCATCGGTCTACGCCCTTACAAAATACGATCAGGAGAAGATGTGCCTCGTCACGGGAAGGGCGTATAACATGCCGGTCGTGGCGCTCAGGTTCTTTAATGTCTACGGCCCGAGACAGGCCTTCTCTAACCCATATACAGGCGTGCTCGCCATATTCTCCGCAAGACTGATGAACGGCAAGCCGCCGCTTATATACGAGGACGGCATGCAGATGAGGGACTTCGTAAACGCGCGCGACGTTGCCAGGGCATGCAGGCTCGCGCTGGAATCTCCGGCTGCCGCGTATGCCGCCATTAACGTAGGTTGCGGAGAAAGCTATTCCATAATAGAGATAGCCGGGAGGTTGGGAAAGGTCTTCGGCAAGAGAATAGCGCCTCAGGTCACGGGCAGATACAGGGTCGGGGACATCAGGCACTGCTTTGCCGATATAACGCTCGCGAAAAGCCTTCTGGGGTATGAACCAGAGGTAACCATGGCCGACGGGCTCATCGAGCTTGCGGCGTGGCTCGAAGGCAAGGCCGCATGCGACCGTGTCGCCGAGGCCTGTGAGGAGCTTGCGAACCGGGGCCTTACAATATGA
- a CDS encoding B12-binding domain/radical SAM domain-containing protein, with amino-acid sequence MIFALVYPNWDFSGSVYFGCREPHFPLELAYSGALLEMAGHRAELVDAHSEGLTLFETKKRVEALNPDFIVITTAPGYLFWRCPQPELKVPMLLFREMEGIPAKKVGVGPHCSVTPTAALKKLGADIVVMGEPETVLPELAAKDLAEISSLGYVSSTGLKIQGGPRVTDMPTLPPLKWPSSYIDMHRHHHHRFGVRPAGAGAEVESSRGCPYSCTFCAKKEFRNNYRKRPLPVVLEEIDRLISDGVDYIYFIDEIFMPDRKLLEALASRRLSFGIQTRIDLWKTDMLALLGAAGCVSIEAGVESVTEEGRARLNKRCAVSTGELASLLKKARKSVPFVQATLLDAHEDGPEAVDAWRSYLLDAGIWVNKPVPLFPYPGSEEYSRRWGDPDEYAWERAHEHYLRENHSFSDIQDDRPGPLRELESI; translated from the coding sequence ATGATATTCGCGCTGGTATATCCGAACTGGGACTTTTCAGGCAGCGTTTATTTCGGCTGCAGGGAACCCCATTTCCCGCTTGAGCTTGCCTACTCCGGGGCGCTCCTTGAGATGGCTGGGCACAGGGCGGAGCTCGTAGACGCGCACTCCGAGGGCCTTACGCTGTTTGAGACGAAGAAGCGGGTCGAAGCGCTCAACCCTGACTTCATAGTCATCACAACAGCCCCCGGGTATCTTTTCTGGAGGTGTCCTCAGCCGGAGCTTAAGGTGCCGATGCTCCTTTTCCGTGAGATGGAGGGCATCCCGGCTAAAAAAGTCGGGGTGGGCCCGCATTGCTCGGTAACGCCAACGGCCGCGCTCAAAAAGCTCGGAGCGGATATCGTCGTAATGGGCGAGCCAGAGACGGTCCTCCCTGAGCTTGCGGCAAAAGACCTCGCGGAGATAAGCTCACTTGGCTACGTCTCGTCTACCGGCTTGAAGATCCAGGGCGGGCCAAGGGTGACCGATATGCCGACTCTGCCGCCGCTTAAGTGGCCGTCCAGTTATATCGACATGCACAGGCATCACCATCATCGCTTCGGCGTGCGCCCGGCAGGGGCTGGCGCCGAGGTTGAGTCGTCGCGTGGCTGTCCATATTCATGCACCTTTTGCGCTAAAAAGGAGTTCCGCAATAATTACAGGAAACGCCCACTGCCGGTCGTCCTCGAAGAGATCGACAGGCTTATATCAGACGGGGTCGACTACATCTATTTCATAGACGAAATATTCATGCCAGACAGGAAGCTCCTCGAGGCGCTCGCGTCGAGAAGGCTCTCATTCGGGATACAGACCAGGATCGACCTCTGGAAGACTGATATGCTCGCTCTCCTCGGGGCCGCGGGCTGCGTATCCATAGAGGCCGGGGTGGAAAGCGTCACGGAGGAAGGGCGCGCGCGCCTTAACAAGCGGTGCGCGGTCTCGACAGGTGAGCTTGCGAGCCTCCTTAAAAAAGCCAGAAAGAGCGTGCCGTTCGTTCAGGCCACCTTGCTTGACGCGCACGAGGACGGCCCGGAGGCGGTCGATGCGTGGAGGTCGTACCTCCTAGACGCTGGCATATGGGTAAATAAACCCGTCCCGCTTTTCCCATATCCCGGCTCTGAGGAATATTCACGGAGATGGGGGGATCCGGATGAGTACGCATGGGAGCGCGCGCACGAGCATTACCTCCGGGAGAACCATTCTTTCAGCGACATACAGGACGACAGGCCTGGTCCGTTAAGGGAGCTCGAGAGCATATGA
- a CDS encoding glycosyltransferase, which translates to MRFVMFYQSLISDWNHGNAHFLRGVATELLSRGHEVEIYEPRDSWSFNNLLSAHGDAAGLFRSRYPMLSSTRYDLGSIDLEAAIDGAQVVIVHEWNDHELVRRIGSLRRRSSFRLFFHDTHHRSATEPWNMGAYDLSNYDGVLAFGEVIRETYLERGWASRAWTWHEAADVRVFRPMRRVNEGDLVWIGNWGDGERSAEIDEFFLGPARSLGLRALAHGVRYPEQALRRLAESGVEYKGWLPNFEVPGVFAAHKCTVHVPRRPYAEALPGIPTIRVFEALACGIPLLSAPWEDSERLFSPGDFLVAKNGREMERLLRDLLHDETMRKEMAARGLSTVLSRHTCANRVDELLAICSRLDVEKEAYEARA; encoded by the coding sequence ATGCGTTTCGTGATGTTCTATCAATCCCTTATCTCGGACTGGAACCACGGCAACGCGCACTTCCTGCGCGGCGTGGCAACCGAGCTTCTTTCGAGAGGTCATGAGGTAGAGATATACGAGCCGAGGGACTCATGGAGCTTTAATAACCTTCTATCCGCGCATGGCGACGCGGCGGGGCTTTTCCGGTCCAGGTACCCGATGCTCTCAAGCACGCGTTACGACCTCGGGTCTATAGACCTTGAGGCGGCCATCGACGGCGCTCAAGTAGTGATAGTGCATGAATGGAACGACCATGAGCTTGTAAGGAGGATAGGGAGTTTGCGGCGGAGGTCTTCTTTCCGCCTCTTCTTCCACGACACACACCATCGCTCCGCCACAGAGCCGTGGAACATGGGCGCCTACGACCTTTCAAATTACGACGGGGTGCTCGCCTTCGGCGAGGTGATAAGGGAGACATACCTTGAGCGTGGATGGGCTTCCAGGGCATGGACGTGGCATGAGGCGGCCGACGTGAGGGTCTTCCGCCCGATGCGCAGAGTGAACGAAGGTGACCTCGTATGGATCGGCAACTGGGGCGACGGGGAGAGGAGCGCTGAGATCGATGAGTTTTTTCTGGGGCCGGCAAGGTCCCTGGGCTTGAGGGCGCTGGCTCATGGCGTGAGATACCCGGAGCAGGCGTTAAGGAGGCTGGCTGAGTCGGGGGTCGAGTACAAGGGCTGGCTTCCAAACTTCGAGGTGCCGGGCGTCTTCGCCGCTCACAAGTGTACTGTGCACGTCCCGAGAAGGCCTTATGCAGAGGCCCTTCCAGGGATACCGACAATAAGGGTCTTCGAGGCCCTTGCCTGCGGCATACCGCTTTTATCCGCGCCCTGGGAAGATTCCGAAAGGCTCTTCAGCCCCGGTGATTTTCTCGTCGCCAAGAACGGGCGGGAGATGGAAAGGCTCCTCCGTGATCTTTTGCATGACGAGACCATGAGGAAGGAAATGGCTGCGCGCGGACTTTCAACCGTATTGAGCCGCCACACCTGCGCGAACAGGGTGGATGAGCTCCTCGCGATATGCTCAAGGCTTGATGTGGAGAAGGAGGCATATGAAGCAAGGGCCTGA
- a CDS encoding glycosyltransferase, producing MGLPPLKIVMLGLSITSSWGNGHATTYRSLVRELSSRGHEVLFLERDMPWYRDNRDLPKPPWCSTGLYSCTDELKDRFEADVMDADFVMVGSYVPEGVTVARWALDIARGATAFYDIDTPVTFAKLRLRDYEYLTPGLIPRFDIYLSFTGGPILERIEKEFASPMARPLYCSVDIEVYRPEKMEKRWEIGYIGTYSKDRQQPLNNLFLEPARRLDGSFVVAGPLYPCDTVWPGNIQRIEHLPPGQHRSFYGSMKYTMNITRAQMIRAGYSPSVRLFEAAACATPVISDYWTGLDCFFSPGKEILVTRSAEDTIRHLREIPEEERVKIGERARARVLAGHTSVHRVDELESYLGSVLNKQEVLK from the coding sequence ATGGGGCTGCCGCCTCTTAAAATAGTAATGCTGGGCCTGTCGATAACGTCGTCATGGGGCAACGGTCACGCGACCACTTACAGGAGCCTCGTGCGGGAGCTGTCATCGAGGGGGCACGAAGTGCTCTTCCTTGAGCGCGATATGCCCTGGTACCGTGATAACCGCGACCTCCCCAAGCCGCCCTGGTGCAGCACCGGCCTTTACTCATGCACGGATGAGCTTAAAGACCGCTTCGAGGCCGATGTCATGGACGCCGATTTCGTGATGGTAGGCTCCTACGTGCCTGAGGGCGTAACTGTCGCGCGCTGGGCGCTGGATATCGCCAGGGGCGCTACGGCTTTCTACGACATCGACACCCCGGTCACCTTTGCAAAGCTGAGGCTCCGTGATTACGAGTACCTGACACCTGGGCTGATACCGAGGTTCGATATCTACCTCTCTTTTACAGGCGGGCCTATCCTTGAAAGGATCGAAAAGGAGTTTGCCTCTCCGATGGCGAGGCCCCTGTATTGTTCGGTGGATATTGAGGTGTACAGGCCGGAGAAGATGGAGAAGAGGTGGGAAATCGGCTACATAGGTACCTACAGCAAGGACCGCCAGCAGCCTCTGAACAATCTTTTCCTTGAACCGGCGAGAAGGCTCGACGGGAGCTTTGTCGTGGCAGGGCCGCTTTACCCTTGCGATACCGTCTGGCCCGGCAACATTCAAAGGATAGAGCACCTGCCCCCGGGACAGCACCGCTCCTTTTACGGCTCCATGAAGTATACGATGAATATCACCAGGGCTCAAATGATCAGGGCCGGCTACTCCCCGAGTGTGCGCCTCTTTGAGGCCGCCGCGTGCGCCACCCCGGTGATCTCCGATTACTGGACCGGGCTGGACTGTTTTTTCAGCCCCGGCAAGGAGATACTCGTTACGCGAAGCGCCGAGGATACGATACGCCACCTTCGCGAAATACCGGAGGAGGAGAGGGTAAAGATAGGCGAGAGGGCACGGGCAAGGGTGCTCGCAGGGCACACCTCCGTCCACCGAGTGGATGAGCTTGAGAGTTACCTGGGGAGCGTACTTAATAAACAGGAGGTACTCAAATGA
- a CDS encoding glycosyltransferase, protein MKLVVFGLTISSSWGNGHATIWRGLLSALFQRGHRAVFFEKDAPYYASHRDMAEAPWAELVIYSRWEDVRKRAESELKGADVGMVTSYCPDGRSASELVLSSGARLSSFYDLDTPVTIKNLEAGRQVCYLPEDGLGGFDIVLSYTGGRTLKYLSDILGARNIAPLYGSVDPFAHAPAQKADEYMADLSYLGTFAEDRQEALLKFFVEPARRFPQKKFVLGGSLYPEEFPWTENIYFARHVPPPRHPAFYSSAALTLNITRGAMAETGWCPSGRLFEAAACGSPMVSDWWEGIDTFFTPGSEVVIVESTDDVVEALKMDDDERLKIARRARQRALAEHTSFERAAEFERIMEEALRRKVHSCGG, encoded by the coding sequence ATGAAGCTCGTGGTATTCGGACTTACGATCAGCTCCTCATGGGGCAACGGGCACGCGACCATCTGGCGGGGGCTTCTGAGCGCCCTCTTCCAAAGGGGGCACAGGGCCGTCTTCTTCGAGAAGGACGCGCCCTACTACGCCTCGCACAGGGACATGGCCGAAGCGCCATGGGCGGAGCTCGTCATCTACAGCCGATGGGAGGATGTAAGGAAGAGGGCAGAAAGCGAGCTAAAGGGCGCGGACGTCGGTATGGTCACTTCGTACTGCCCGGACGGACGGAGCGCCTCCGAACTTGTGCTATCCTCAGGCGCGCGCCTGAGCTCTTTTTATGACCTTGATACCCCGGTTACGATCAAGAACCTGGAAGCTGGACGCCAGGTATGCTACCTGCCAGAAGACGGGCTCGGCGGGTTTGATATCGTCTTGAGCTACACGGGGGGCAGGACGTTGAAATACTTAAGCGATATCCTTGGCGCCAGAAACATAGCGCCGCTTTACGGCAGCGTCGACCCTTTTGCGCATGCCCCTGCCCAAAAGGCAGATGAGTACATGGCTGACCTTTCATACCTGGGGACCTTTGCGGAGGACAGGCAGGAGGCCCTTTTAAAGTTCTTTGTAGAGCCGGCGAGAAGGTTTCCGCAGAAAAAATTCGTATTGGGCGGGTCGCTATACCCGGAAGAGTTTCCGTGGACGGAGAACATCTATTTCGCGCGCCATGTGCCTCCGCCGAGGCACCCGGCCTTCTATTCATCAGCCGCCTTGACGCTCAATATCACAAGGGGCGCGATGGCGGAGACCGGCTGGTGCCCGTCCGGCAGGCTCTTCGAGGCTGCCGCGTGCGGAAGTCCCATGGTGAGCGACTGGTGGGAGGGTATCGACACTTTTTTTACGCCTGGCTCTGAGGTCGTTATCGTGGAGAGCACCGACGACGTGGTAGAGGCGCTTAAGATGGATGACGATGAAAGGCTTAAGATAGCGAGAAGGGCGAGGCAGAGGGCGCTCGCGGAGCATACTTCTTTTGAGAGGGCCGCCGAGTTCGAGAGGATAATGGAAGAGGCGCTGCGGCGCAAGGTGCACTCATGTGGGGGATAA